The following coding sequences are from one Betaproteobacteria bacterium window:
- a CDS encoding CysB family HTH-type transcriptional regulator, producing the protein MKLQQLRYIVEIERRGLNVSEAAEALFTSQPGISKQVRLLEDELGVVIFERSGKRFTGVTEPGRIVLDIAGRILKEAENLRRAGEEFAGGGSGRLVLAATHTQARYALPVVVRDFVAQHPTVKLEMHQGSPTQIAEWVVSGEADLGIATEALGQYEQLVSLPVRQWSHCVVVPEGHALIGRPLTLPDLARWPLITYDTAFTGRSRINRAFERVGLTPNIALTALDADVIKTYVSLGLGLGIVSALAYDPQRDAGLVALDGSHLFESNTTRLALRRGTYLRGYDYDFIGLFAPHLTRKVVEMAMLGGGAEYQL; encoded by the coding sequence ATGAAACTCCAGCAACTGCGTTACATCGTCGAGATCGAGCGGCGCGGCCTCAATGTTTCCGAGGCGGCGGAAGCGCTCTTTACCTCGCAGCCCGGCATTTCCAAGCAGGTCCGGCTGCTGGAGGATGAACTGGGCGTGGTCATCTTCGAGCGCAGCGGCAAGCGCTTCACCGGCGTCACCGAGCCGGGGCGGATCGTTCTCGATATCGCCGGCCGCATCCTCAAAGAGGCGGAAAACCTGCGGCGGGCGGGGGAGGAATTCGCCGGCGGCGGCAGCGGCCGCCTGGTCCTGGCCGCCACCCACACCCAGGCTCGCTATGCCCTGCCGGTGGTGGTGCGGGATTTCGTCGCCCAGCACCCCACGGTAAAACTGGAAATGCACCAGGGCAGCCCGACCCAGATCGCCGAATGGGTGGTGTCCGGCGAGGCGGACCTGGGCATCGCCACCGAGGCCCTGGGCCAGTACGAACAACTGGTCAGCCTGCCGGTGCGCCAGTGGAGCCATTGCGTCGTCGTGCCCGAAGGGCATGCCCTGATCGGCCGGCCCCTCACGCTGCCCGACCTGGCCAGGTGGCCGCTCATCACCTACGACACCGCCTTCACCGGGCGCTCCCGCATCAACCGGGCCTTCGAGCGGGTGGGGCTGACCCCCAACATCGCCCTCACCGCGCTGGATGCCGACGTGATCAAGACCTACGTCAGTCTGGGCTTGGGCCTGGGCATCGTCTCCGCCCTGGCCTACGATCCCCAGCGGGACGCCGGCCTGGTGGCCCTGGACGGCAGCCATCTCTTCGAATCCAACACCACCCGCCTGGCGCTCCGGCGCGGGACCTACCTGCGCGGCTACGACTACGACTTCATCGGCCTCTTCGCGCCCCATCTGACGCGCAAGGTGGTCGAGATGGCCATGTTGGGGGGCGGGGCGGAGTATCAGTTGTGA
- a CDS encoding diguanylate cyclase, translating to MELVIAVLTLLTILGWSLAWRWKRQVRHLTEQEERSRAYARMSSDWYWEQDAQLRFTWLSGGVFDKAGISPERFYGHTRQEMLATGISEETAALFAAHQIILDNRLPFKDFDYPIVNAGGEISHVSVSGEPFFDRQGKFLGYRGTGKDVTERHRIQATMRHMAQYDGLTALPNRKLFHDRLGQAIELAHREGTSLALLFFDLDLFKPVNDRWGHEAGDLLLQEVARRVLAIVRTSDTVARVGGDEFVILLQGVGLRENAGWIAAEVREALGYPFKLANVPQEILIGTSIGIAYYPDDALSGDELVRIADAGMYADKAKQRPGAVLTTDTPPRPPTWPSRPPCASDGARRGR from the coding sequence ATGGAACTGGTCATTGCTGTGCTGACGCTGTTGACCATCCTGGGATGGTCCCTGGCCTGGCGCTGGAAGCGGCAGGTCCGCCACCTGACGGAGCAGGAAGAGCGGTCGCGGGCCTATGCGCGGATGTCCTCCGACTGGTACTGGGAACAGGACGCGCAGCTCCGCTTCACCTGGCTTTCCGGGGGCGTTTTCGACAAGGCGGGCATCAGTCCCGAGCGCTTCTACGGCCACACCCGCCAGGAGATGCTGGCCACCGGCATATCCGAGGAGACTGCCGCGCTGTTTGCCGCGCACCAGATCATTCTGGACAACCGCCTGCCCTTCAAGGATTTCGACTACCCCATCGTCAATGCCGGCGGCGAGATCAGTCACGTCAGCGTCAGCGGCGAACCCTTTTTCGATCGCCAAGGGAAATTCTTGGGCTACCGCGGAACGGGAAAGGACGTCACGGAACGCCACCGCATCCAGGCGACGATGCGCCACATGGCCCAATACGACGGCCTGACCGCCCTGCCCAATCGCAAGCTGTTCCACGACCGCCTCGGGCAGGCCATCGAGCTTGCCCACAGGGAAGGCACCAGCCTGGCCCTGCTTTTTTTCGACCTGGACCTCTTCAAGCCGGTCAATGACCGCTGGGGCCACGAGGCCGGCGATCTCCTGCTGCAGGAAGTCGCACGGCGCGTCCTGGCCATCGTGCGCACATCGGATACCGTCGCCCGGGTGGGCGGCGACGAGTTCGTCATCCTGCTCCAGGGCGTCGGCCTGCGGGAAAACGCCGGCTGGATCGCCGCCGAGGTCCGCGAGGCCCTGGGCTACCCGTTCAAGCTCGCCAACGTCCCGCAGGAAATCCTCATCGGCACGAGCATCGGCATCGCCTACTACCCCGACGACGCGCTGAGCGGCGACGAACTCGTCCGCATCGCGGACGCCGGAATGTACGCCGACAAGGCGAAACAGCGCCCGGGCGCGGTCCTCACAACTGATACTCCGCCCCGCCCCCCAACATGGCCATCTCGACCACCTTGCGCGTCAGATGGGGCGCGAAGAGGCCGATGA
- a CDS encoding nitrite/sulfite reductase: protein MYHYDNIDRQFLQERVAQFRDQVRRWQSGELTNDEFRPLRLQNGLYVQRHAPMFRIAVPYGMLSSAQLRKLAFVARTYDKGFGHFTTRHNMQFNWPKIEDCPDILAHLADVDMHAIQTSGNDIRNITTDQFAGVAADEIVDPRPYAEIIRQWSTFHPEFAYLPRKFKIAISGSQQDRALTWFHDIGLHLLQKDGEVGFRVLAGGGLGRTPIRGEVVREFLPWQHILGYCECILRVYNRFGRRDNPFKARIKILVQALGLEEFRRQVDEEWAYRKDGPDTLTQAEFDRIAAHFSAPAYETLPADDLGLEQHKHDNTAFARWFERCVHLHKVSGYAAVTLSLKKHGQNPGDITAEQMDAVADLADRYSFGEARVSHEQNVVLGDVKKADLYAVWQAAREQGLVTPNIGLLTDIICCPGGDLCDLANAKSTPIAKAIQARFDDLDYVFDLGELSLNISGCMNACGHHHVGHIGILGVDKNEAEFYQVTLGGRQGNDAKLGKVIGPSFSAEEMPDVVSKIIQVYVENRHADECFLDTFDRIGVDPFKNRVYEGRAHGKAKSGERKVA from the coding sequence ATGTACCACTACGACAATATCGACCGCCAGTTCCTGCAGGAGCGCGTCGCCCAGTTCCGCGACCAGGTGCGCCGCTGGCAATCCGGTGAACTCACCAACGACGAATTCCGCCCCCTGCGCTTGCAGAACGGGCTCTATGTCCAGCGCCACGCGCCCATGTTCCGCATCGCCGTGCCCTACGGCATGCTGTCCAGCGCCCAACTGCGCAAGCTGGCCTTCGTCGCCCGCACCTACGACAAGGGCTTCGGCCACTTCACCACCCGCCACAACATGCAGTTCAACTGGCCGAAGATCGAGGATTGCCCGGACATCCTCGCTCACCTGGCCGACGTGGACATGCACGCCATTCAGACCTCCGGCAACGACATCCGCAACATCACCACGGACCAGTTTGCCGGGGTGGCCGCCGACGAGATCGTCGACCCGCGCCCCTACGCCGAAATCATCCGTCAGTGGAGCACCTTCCACCCGGAATTCGCCTATCTGCCGCGCAAGTTCAAGATCGCCATTTCCGGCAGCCAGCAGGATCGGGCCCTGACCTGGTTCCACGATATCGGGCTCCATCTCCTGCAGAAGGACGGTGAGGTCGGCTTCCGCGTGCTGGCCGGCGGCGGCCTGGGCCGCACCCCCATCCGCGGCGAAGTGGTGCGGGAATTCCTGCCCTGGCAGCACATCCTCGGCTACTGCGAGTGCATCCTGCGGGTCTATAACCGCTTCGGCCGCCGCGACAACCCCTTCAAGGCGCGCATCAAGATTCTGGTGCAGGCCTTGGGGCTAGAGGAATTCCGCCGTCAGGTGGATGAGGAATGGGCCTACCGGAAGGATGGCCCGGATACCCTCACCCAGGCCGAATTCGACCGTATTGCCGCCCATTTCTCGGCGCCGGCCTACGAAACCCTGCCCGCCGACGACCTCGGCCTGGAGCAGCACAAGCACGACAACACCGCCTTCGCCCGCTGGTTCGAGCGCTGCGTCCATCTCCACAAGGTATCCGGCTACGCCGCCGTCACCCTGTCGCTCAAGAAGCACGGCCAGAACCCCGGCGACATCACCGCCGAGCAGATGGATGCCGTGGCCGACCTGGCCGATCGCTACAGCTTCGGCGAGGCCCGCGTCTCCCACGAGCAGAACGTGGTGCTGGGCGACGTCAAGAAGGCCGACCTCTACGCGGTGTGGCAGGCGGCCCGCGAGCAGGGCCTGGTGACGCCCAACATCGGGCTGCTCACCGACATCATCTGCTGCCCCGGCGGTGATCTCTGTGACCTGGCCAACGCCAAGTCCACCCCCATCGCCAAGGCCATCCAGGCCCGCTTCGACGACCTGGACTACGTTTTCGACCTGGGCGAGCTCTCCCTCAACATCTCCGGTTGCATGAACGCCTGCGGCCACCATCACGTGGGCCACATCGGCATCCTGGGCGTGGACAAGAACGAAGCGGAGTTCTACCAGGTGACCCTGGGCGGCCGCCAGGGCAACGACGCCAAGCTGGGCAAGGTCATCGGCCCCTCCTTCTCGGCCGAGGAAATGCCCGATGTGGTTTCGAAGATCATTCAGGTCTATGTGGAAAACCGCCACGCGGACGAGTGCTTCCTCGACACCTTCGACCGTATCGGCGTCGATCCCTTCAAGAATCGCGTCTATGAAGGCCGCGCCCACGGCAAGGCCAAATCCGGCGAAAGGAAGGTGGCGTAA
- a CDS encoding sulfite exporter TauE/SafE family protein produces MDILYSLSGFAVGVIVGLTGVGGGSLMTPLLVLLFGVHPATAVGTDLLYAAITKAGGTVAHGRKGHVEWKITGRLALGSIPAAALTILVLSQLPEGTNAIGAVVSHGLGFALLLTACAILFGKRLREYAATHEESKFRQCCLPGVTVLVGIILGVLVTISSVGAGALGVAALFFLYPKLSPVRIVGSDVAHAVPLTLVAGLGHWMLGGVDWSLLGSLLIGSLPGIWIGTHVSAKVPEHILRKLLASMLILIGGKLVFA; encoded by the coding sequence ATGGACATCCTCTACTCCCTCTCCGGCTTCGCGGTTGGTGTCATCGTCGGGCTCACCGGCGTCGGCGGTGGCTCCCTCATGACGCCGCTGCTGGTGCTGTTGTTCGGCGTCCATCCGGCCACCGCCGTGGGCACCGACCTGCTCTACGCCGCCATCACCAAGGCCGGCGGCACCGTGGCCCACGGGCGCAAGGGGCACGTCGAGTGGAAGATCACCGGGCGCCTGGCTTTGGGCAGCATTCCCGCCGCCGCCCTCACCATCCTGGTGCTGTCGCAGCTGCCGGAAGGCACCAACGCCATTGGCGCCGTGGTGTCCCACGGTCTTGGCTTCGCCCTGCTGCTCACCGCCTGCGCCATTCTCTTCGGCAAGCGCCTGCGCGAGTACGCCGCCACCCACGAGGAATCGAAATTCCGCCAGTGCTGCCTCCCGGGGGTCACCGTCCTGGTGGGCATCATCCTGGGCGTACTGGTCACCATCTCCTCCGTCGGCGCCGGTGCTCTGGGCGTCGCCGCCCTCTTCTTCCTCTACCCCAAACTTTCCCCGGTGCGCATTGTCGGATCGGATGTGGCCCACGCGGTGCCCCTGACCCTGGTGGCCGGCCTTGGTCACTGGATGCTGGGGGGCGTCGATTGGTCCCTGCTGGGCAGCCTGCTCATCGGTTCCCTGCCCGGCATCTGGATCGGCACCCACGTTTCCGCCAAGGTGCCCGAACATATTTTGCGTAAACTGCTGGCCTCGATGCTGATCCTCATCGGCGGCAAGCTGGTTTTTGCCTGA
- a CDS encoding TlpA family protein disulfide reductase, with protein MAARLLAAALLFAAALTAQARTPGEVAIGEPLRDAPLRGLSGENNRLAAYRGKPLIINVWASWCGPCRAEMGALERLARRFGGREFNVIGISTDDDGRAASAFLRQAGVSFSNYLDDRQLLENMLGADRIPLTLLIAPDGRVLRKVGGSRAWDSPEAVRFIGAVFGLKLPN; from the coding sequence ATGGCGGCGCGGCTCCTGGCCGCCGCTTTACTGTTCGCCGCCGCCCTAACGGCTCAGGCACGCACACCAGGCGAGGTGGCCATCGGTGAGCCCTTGCGGGATGCCCCCCTGCGCGGCCTCTCCGGGGAAAACAATCGGCTCGCCGCCTACCGCGGCAAGCCCTTGATCATCAACGTCTGGGCAAGCTGGTGCGGCCCCTGCCGCGCGGAGATGGGCGCCCTGGAACGCCTCGCCCGGCGCTTCGGCGGCCGGGAATTCAACGTCATCGGCATCTCCACCGACGACGACGGCCGGGCAGCCTCCGCCTTCCTGCGCCAAGCGGGCGTCAGCTTCTCCAACTACCTGGACGATCGGCAGCTCCTGGAAAACATGCTCGGTGCGGACCGCATCCCCCTCACCCTCCTCATCGCCCCCGACGGCCGAGTCCTGCGCAAGGTGGGCGGCTCGAGGGCCTGGGACAGCCCCGAAGCCGTGCGCTTCATTGGCGCGGTATTCGGACTGAAGCTTCCGAACTGA
- a CDS encoding DUF934 domain-containing protein — translation MARLIKNGAVLDDGWTPLTLAEGETPEAVALPAGPVLFPLPVWLARRDEILARSEPVGLFLQDDDKVEDIAADLARFAVIAVNFPKFVNGRGYSTAALLRQRYAYPGEVRAVGEVLHDQLYYMSRVGFDAFALRDDKSAEHALAAGFNTFSERYQGSTDQPLPAFRRRAA, via the coding sequence ATGGCCCGCCTGATCAAGAACGGTGCCGTCCTCGACGACGGCTGGACCCCCCTCACCCTGGCCGAAGGCGAAACCCCGGAAGCCGTCGCTTTGCCCGCCGGCCCGGTGCTTTTTCCGCTGCCGGTCTGGCTTGCCCGCAGGGACGAAATCCTGGCCCGCAGCGAACCGGTCGGCCTCTTCCTGCAGGACGACGACAAGGTGGAAGACATCGCCGCCGATCTCGCCCGCTTTGCCGTGATCGCCGTCAATTTCCCCAAGTTCGTCAATGGCCGCGGCTATTCCACCGCCGCCCTGCTGCGCCAGCGCTACGCCTACCCCGGCGAGGTGCGGGCCGTCGGCGAAGTGCTGCACGACCAGCTCTATTACATGTCCCGCGTGGGCTTCGACGCCTTCGCGCTGCGCGACGACAAGAGCGCCGAGCACGCCCTGGCCGCCGGCTTCAACACCTTCAGCGAACGCTACCAGGGCTCCACCGACCAACCCCTGCCCGCTTTCCGCCGCCGCGCCGCCTGA